A window from Vulcanimicrobium alpinum encodes these proteins:
- the ligD gene encoding non-homologous end-joining DNA ligase, with amino-acid sequence MSTTGRRRRRPTGTSSRMTRKRWAVNRKSSGAKPPGRKKAAKAAEPLAEYARKRDFAATPEPKGRKRSASKQLRFVVQEHRATRLHWDFRLEAGGVMPSWAVAKGPTLVPLEKRLAMKTEDHPLDYQTFEGVIPEGNYGAGEVIVWDNGTYALAEGDDPIAEIAKGKLKFVLNGTKLKGLFSLVKIKPREGEHGEPWLLFKDHDAYEDPAWKVEEHAESVKSGKTLAELQASRKDAPIWRSNRAAAPDGTAVKRAARAKSAHADPIPRDATPMLATPVDAPFDDDDWLFELKWDGYRAIATIERDGVTLRSRTGKDLLHQFGEMRELVHAFRSVPIVVDGELCVLDANGKPDFQALQSRDKPVPGMKRHKPSPVTFVVFDCLYADGRDLRTRPLEERKRLLEQLIVPDHVVMYSKHVIGHGKELFALAERGGLEGIVGKQRSSPYRSTRSREWVKVKAKKRQEFVIGGYTEPRGSRKGFGALLVGYYDGDDLLYAGHVGTGYNEDSLKALTAKLEPLERKTSPFSNTPPKTNTPAHWVAPKLVAEVTFAEWTREGILRQPVYLGLRIDKDAKSVVREVEQHITPATRRAR; translated from the coding sequence ATGTCGACGACGGGACGGCGAAGGCGCCGACCGACGGGCACCTCTTCTCGGATGACGCGAAAAAGGTGGGCGGTGAATCGAAAGAGCTCTGGCGCGAAGCCACCGGGAAGGAAAAAGGCCGCTAAGGCGGCCGAGCCGCTCGCGGAGTATGCGCGCAAGCGCGACTTCGCGGCGACCCCGGAACCGAAAGGACGCAAGCGGAGCGCTTCCAAGCAGCTCCGCTTCGTCGTGCAGGAGCATCGCGCGACCCGCCTGCACTGGGATTTCCGGCTCGAAGCCGGCGGCGTGATGCCGTCGTGGGCCGTCGCGAAGGGACCCACGCTGGTGCCGCTCGAGAAACGGCTCGCGATGAAGACCGAGGATCACCCGCTCGACTATCAGACGTTCGAGGGCGTGATCCCCGAGGGCAATTATGGCGCGGGCGAGGTGATCGTGTGGGACAACGGTACCTACGCGCTCGCCGAAGGCGACGATCCGATCGCCGAGATCGCCAAAGGGAAGCTCAAGTTCGTGCTCAACGGCACGAAACTCAAAGGGCTCTTCTCGCTGGTGAAGATCAAGCCGCGCGAGGGCGAGCACGGCGAACCGTGGCTGCTCTTCAAGGATCACGACGCGTACGAAGATCCGGCGTGGAAGGTCGAAGAGCACGCCGAGAGCGTGAAGAGCGGCAAGACGCTGGCGGAACTGCAGGCGTCGCGCAAGGACGCGCCGATCTGGCGCAGCAACCGCGCCGCCGCGCCCGACGGCACCGCGGTCAAGCGCGCCGCGCGCGCGAAGTCCGCGCACGCGGATCCGATCCCGCGCGACGCGACGCCGATGCTGGCGACGCCGGTCGACGCGCCGTTCGACGACGACGACTGGCTCTTCGAACTCAAGTGGGACGGCTACCGCGCGATCGCGACGATCGAACGCGACGGCGTGACCCTGCGTTCGCGCACCGGGAAAGATCTGCTGCACCAGTTCGGCGAGATGCGCGAGCTGGTGCACGCGTTTCGTTCCGTGCCGATCGTCGTCGACGGCGAACTGTGTGTGCTCGACGCGAACGGGAAGCCGGATTTTCAAGCCCTGCAGTCGCGCGACAAGCCCGTCCCGGGAATGAAGCGTCACAAGCCATCTCCCGTGACGTTCGTCGTCTTCGATTGCCTCTACGCCGACGGCCGCGACTTGCGCACGCGGCCGCTCGAAGAGCGGAAACGCCTGCTCGAGCAGCTGATCGTTCCGGATCACGTCGTGATGTATTCGAAGCACGTGATCGGGCACGGCAAGGAGCTTTTCGCGCTCGCCGAGCGCGGCGGACTCGAAGGGATCGTCGGGAAGCAGCGCAGTTCGCCGTACCGCTCGACCCGGTCGCGCGAGTGGGTGAAGGTCAAAGCCAAGAAGCGCCAGGAGTTCGTGATCGGCGGCTACACCGAACCGCGCGGTTCGCGCAAGGGCTTCGGCGCGCTGCTCGTCGGGTATTACGACGGCGACGACCTGCTCTACGCCGGTCACGTCGGGACCGGATACAATGAAGATTCGCTCAAGGCGCTCACCGCGAAGCTCGAGCCGCTGGAACGCAAGACGTCGCCCTTCTCCAACACGCCGCCGAAGACGAACACGCCGGCGCACTGGGTCGCGCCGAAGCTCGTCGCGGAGGTGACGTTCGCGGAGTGGACGCGCGAAGGGATCCTCCGGCAGCCGGTCTATCTCGGGCTGCGCATCGATAAAGATGCGAAGAGCGTTGTGCGCGAGGTCGAACAGCACATCACGCCTGCAACGCGGCGCGCGCGATGA
- a CDS encoding protein O-mannosyl-transferase family, with protein MLAVACAFALPLVVLLATVRTSVGYWDTGDLQTVAWIAGIPYPTGYPLYVILAWTWTHALPLASVAMRVNALSAIAIAAGSAAVCAAALLLDVAADFALLGGFLFAFAHTVWYRATYADAHPVGFAVAFAAIVLAVRWARRGDARALAAAILTGGVALGLDNTTVLLIPGALVVAAGRRPPLRATALALAVACGIVAASYAYLPLRSAQVTAARLDPTLALGVAPGRPFWDDHHPATRAGFLALVAGTDWGAESAAGRLVSPAAAVKAARRFLPELRDDLHPGLAAIALLGLTFAAAAEPVIVLGLVLAAIVPALFGASYPPEADPQRYAFTLYAVAALGIAVFVSRMVRAVRADFAIAARAVAAGVLVVAIGREMLRADDLRWYRDDRSAAQFGADVVRSTADGAIVVVPWDYATPLAYRAYVEHAFGNRVVVCGFVEDYRDDYARWSGAHQIAVVGKSLPIVPGFRTRLLHDGDPFVFELVRVR; from the coding sequence ATGCTCGCCGTCGCGTGCGCATTCGCACTCCCGCTCGTCGTGCTGCTCGCAACGGTGCGGACGTCGGTCGGCTATTGGGACACGGGCGATCTGCAGACCGTTGCCTGGATCGCCGGCATTCCGTACCCGACGGGATATCCGCTGTACGTTATCCTGGCCTGGACGTGGACGCACGCGCTACCACTTGCGTCGGTCGCGATGCGCGTCAACGCGCTCTCGGCGATCGCGATCGCGGCGGGCAGCGCAGCCGTGTGCGCCGCCGCACTGCTCCTCGACGTCGCGGCGGACTTCGCGCTGCTCGGCGGCTTCCTGTTCGCCTTCGCGCACACGGTGTGGTATCGCGCGACCTATGCCGATGCGCACCCGGTCGGGTTCGCCGTCGCGTTCGCCGCGATCGTCCTGGCGGTCCGGTGGGCGCGGCGCGGCGACGCGCGCGCGCTCGCGGCGGCGATCCTCACCGGCGGCGTCGCGCTCGGGCTCGACAACACGACCGTCCTGCTGATCCCCGGCGCGCTCGTCGTCGCCGCCGGCCGCCGGCCGCCGCTGCGCGCGACCGCGCTTGCGCTCGCCGTCGCGTGCGGGATCGTCGCCGCCTCGTACGCGTACCTGCCGCTGCGCAGCGCGCAGGTCACCGCGGCGCGCCTGGATCCGACGCTCGCGCTGGGCGTCGCGCCCGGCCGCCCGTTCTGGGACGATCATCATCCCGCGACGCGCGCCGGCTTTCTCGCGCTGGTCGCCGGGACGGATTGGGGCGCGGAATCGGCCGCCGGACGCCTCGTCTCGCCGGCGGCGGCGGTCAAGGCCGCGCGCCGCTTTCTGCCGGAGCTGCGCGACGATCTCCATCCGGGTCTGGCGGCGATCGCCCTGCTGGGCCTGACGTTCGCGGCCGCGGCCGAGCCGGTGATCGTACTCGGGCTCGTCCTTGCGGCGATCGTGCCGGCGCTCTTCGGCGCGTCGTACCCGCCCGAAGCGGATCCCCAGCGCTATGCGTTCACGCTTTACGCGGTCGCGGCGCTCGGCATCGCGGTGTTCGTGTCGCGCATGGTGAGGGCGGTGCGCGCGGACTTTGCGATCGCGGCGCGCGCCGTCGCCGCCGGCGTTCTGGTGGTTGCGATCGGCCGCGAGATGCTGCGCGCAGACGATCTGCGCTGGTATCGCGACGACCGCTCCGCCGCGCAGTTCGGCGCCGACGTCGTGCGCAGCACCGCCGACGGCGCGATCGTCGTCGTGCCGTGGGATTACGCGACCCCGCTCGCGTACCGCGCCTACGTGGAACACGCGTTCGGGAACCGCGTCGTCGTGTGCGGCTTCGTCGAAGATTACCGCGACGACTACGCGCGCTGGAGCGGCGCGCATCAGATCGCCGTCGTCGGAAAGTCGCTGCCGATCGTCCCGGGATTCCGCACGCGGCTGCTCCACGACGGCGACCCGTTCGTCTTCGAGCTCGTGCGTGTTCGCTGA
- the serA gene encoding phosphoglycerate dehydrogenase, producing MAEPFAEHGLAVLRDAGIDVDSQVGRSRAELTAALADADGLIVRSETRVDRELLAAGPKLTVVARAGVGVDAIDVDAATDAGIIVLNTPGANTIAATEQTFALMLALARRTPEAVQLLRQGVWDRKKLIGTELFGKTLGIVGLGRIGGNVAQRARAFGMTVIAHDPYITAARADAFDVTLVDLDTLLRRSDIVTLHVPLTPQTTGMIGAAQLALLQPHAYLINCARGGVIVERDLLEALDANVLAGAGIDVVAIEPPPPEGTGAALHSHPKVFSTPHLGGSTHEALARIATELAQDVARVLLGAPANAAVNAPVPDGPEAERVFPFLDVAYRLGRFYPQYARSERLPQFTLVLGGALADVPSEALVRAFLSGLLQATTDRRVSVVNAEAIARELGITVDARGDARESSYAASLKLIGGDVAIAGTSVGGSPRIVELDGYEIDATPVGAMLITRHQDVPGMIGRVGTILGDAGVNISTMQVSRNTVSGDAIMVLSTDRPAAEAEVAALRAIAGITSVRVLDV from the coding sequence GTGGCCGAACCGTTCGCCGAGCACGGTCTCGCCGTACTGCGCGACGCCGGGATCGACGTCGATTCGCAAGTCGGGCGCTCGCGCGCCGAGCTCACCGCGGCGCTCGCGGACGCCGACGGCCTCATCGTCCGCTCCGAGACGCGCGTCGACCGCGAACTCCTCGCCGCCGGGCCGAAGCTGACCGTCGTGGCGCGGGCGGGCGTCGGCGTCGACGCGATCGACGTCGATGCCGCCACCGACGCCGGGATCATCGTTCTCAACACCCCCGGCGCCAACACGATCGCGGCGACCGAGCAGACCTTCGCGCTGATGCTCGCGCTCGCACGCCGCACGCCGGAGGCGGTGCAGCTGCTGCGGCAAGGCGTGTGGGACCGCAAGAAGCTCATCGGCACCGAACTGTTCGGCAAAACGCTCGGGATCGTCGGACTCGGCCGCATCGGCGGGAACGTCGCGCAGCGGGCCCGCGCGTTCGGGATGACCGTCATCGCGCACGATCCGTACATCACCGCCGCGCGCGCCGACGCGTTCGACGTGACGCTGGTCGATCTCGACACGCTGCTGCGCCGCAGCGACATCGTCACGCTGCACGTCCCGCTCACGCCGCAGACGACGGGGATGATCGGCGCCGCGCAGCTCGCGCTGCTGCAGCCGCACGCCTATCTGATCAACTGCGCGCGCGGCGGCGTGATCGTGGAGCGCGATCTGCTCGAGGCGCTCGATGCGAACGTGCTCGCCGGCGCGGGGATCGACGTCGTCGCGATCGAGCCGCCGCCGCCCGAGGGCACCGGCGCGGCGCTGCACAGCCACCCGAAGGTCTTCTCGACGCCGCACCTCGGCGGATCGACGCACGAAGCGCTGGCGCGGATCGCGACGGAACTGGCGCAGGACGTCGCGCGCGTCCTGCTCGGCGCGCCGGCGAACGCTGCGGTGAACGCGCCGGTCCCCGACGGACCGGAAGCGGAGCGCGTCTTTCCGTTCCTCGACGTGGCGTACCGGCTGGGGCGGTTCTATCCGCAGTACGCGCGCAGCGAACGGCTCCCGCAGTTCACGCTCGTCCTCGGCGGCGCGCTCGCCGACGTCCCGAGCGAAGCGCTCGTTCGCGCGTTTCTGAGCGGCCTGCTGCAGGCGACCACCGACCGCCGCGTTTCCGTGGTGAACGCCGAAGCGATCGCGCGGGAACTCGGGATCACCGTCGACGCGCGCGGCGACGCGCGCGAGTCATCGTACGCGGCGTCGCTCAAACTGATCGGCGGCGACGTCGCGATCGCCGGCACGTCGGTCGGCGGCTCGCCCCGCATCGTCGAACTCGACGGCTACGAGATCGACGCGACGCCGGTCGGCGCGATGCTCATCACGCGCCACCAAGACGTCCCCGGGATGATCGGCCGCGTCGGCACGATCCTCGGCGACGCCGGCGTGAACATCTCGACGATGCAGGTCTCACGCAACACCGTCAGCGGCGACGCGATCATGGTGCTTTCCACCGACCGGCCCGCGGCCGAGGCCGAAGTGGCGGCGCTGCGCGCGATTGCCGGGATCACGTCGGTGCGGGTGCTGGATGTGTAG
- a CDS encoding phosphoribulokinase, producing MSAKHPIISITGSSGAGTTTVKGTFEQIFRREHVTAAVVEGDAFHRFDRSEMREMLAAAQREGRSLSHFGPDGNLFEELEQLFRSYGETGTGRYRKYLHDDAEAAPYGQPPGTFTGWEELPAGNDVLFYEGLHGGIATDRVDVAQHADLLVGVVPTINLEWIQKLHRDKTARGHSHEAIVDTILRRMPDYVNYIVPQFSRTHINFQRVPIVDTSNPFISRTIPTLDESMLVIRFRDAHGIDFPYLLSMLHDSFMSRANTIVCPGGKMDLAMQLIFTPLIWQLLERKKKAT from the coding sequence ATGTCGGCGAAGCACCCGATCATCTCGATCACGGGGTCGTCGGGGGCGGGGACGACGACGGTGAAAGGGACGTTCGAGCAGATCTTCCGGCGCGAACACGTCACCGCTGCGGTGGTGGAGGGCGATGCGTTTCATCGCTTCGACCGCAGCGAGATGCGCGAGATGCTCGCGGCCGCGCAACGCGAGGGCCGCTCGCTCAGCCACTTCGGCCCCGACGGCAACCTCTTCGAGGAGCTCGAACAGCTCTTCCGCAGCTACGGTGAGACGGGCACGGGGCGGTACCGCAAGTACCTGCATGACGACGCGGAAGCGGCGCCGTACGGCCAGCCGCCGGGGACATTCACGGGATGGGAAGAGCTCCCGGCCGGCAACGACGTGCTGTTCTACGAGGGACTGCACGGCGGGATCGCGACCGATCGCGTCGATGTCGCGCAGCACGCCGATTTGCTGGTCGGCGTCGTCCCGACGATCAACCTCGAGTGGATTCAAAAGCTTCACCGCGACAAGACCGCGCGCGGCCACTCCCACGAGGCGATCGTCGATACGATCCTGCGCCGCATGCCCGACTACGTGAACTACATCGTCCCGCAGTTCTCGCGCACGCACATCAACTTTCAGCGCGTCCCGATCGTCGACACGTCCAACCCGTTCATCAGCCGCACGATCCCGACGCTCGACGAAAGCATGCTGGTGATCCGCTTCCGCGACGCGCACGGCATCGATTTCCCCTACCTGCTCTCGATGCTCCACGACTCGTTCATGTCGCGCGCCAACACGATCGTCTGTCCCGGCGGCAAAATGGATCTCGCCATGCAGCTCATCTTCACCCCGCTCATCTGGCAGCTGCTGGAACGCAAAAAGAAAGCCACCTAA
- the tkt gene encoding transketolase — translation MVDLQARCVNAIRFLAADAVQRANSGHPGLPLGAAAAAHALWSRHLRFDAADPQWCDRDRFVLSAGHGSMLLYALLHLAGCGLTLDDLRRFRQLGSRTPGHPEARHTPGVEATTGPLGQGFANAVGMAIAEAHLAATYNREEAIVDHFTYVLAGDGDLMEGVSAEAASLAGHLALGKLIVLYDDNAVSLAGPTSVAFTEDVAARFAAYGWQTIAVGPDDANDVDTLDRAIASAKAETRRPTLISIRTTIGFGSPEAGTFKTHGEPLGEAKLAQTRAALGWEYPPFTVPHDVYAFWRKRATANAGMRRAWNERYARWRASHPALAAQFERARAGTLPDALPWPNFTAENGDGATREAGGAVMNAIAPAFPELIGGSADLDPSTKTYLNGQGEFAPGSYAGRNVHFGVREHAMAAAMNGIALHGGLLPFGATFFTFSDYLKPALRLAALNRLRGVFVFTHDSVFVGEDGPTHQPIEQLAMLRAMPGLTVVRPADALETLEAWKLAIQPRSGPWALVLSRQKTPFLGERSAQVARGAYIVHEPRGALDLVLIATGTEVALAIAAAKLLDARDVKARVVSMPSWELFDAQDATYRSAVLPAGVRARISIEAGATIGWQRYLGDGGIAIGIDGFGASAPGSDLAAHFGFTPERIVEVAQRLLGSQRAAGTRPQISPLFSARTMLRARREPEPEPA, via the coding sequence ATGGTCGACCTGCAGGCGCGCTGCGTCAATGCGATCCGCTTTCTCGCCGCCGACGCGGTGCAGCGAGCCAATTCCGGCCATCCGGGGCTTCCGCTCGGCGCCGCCGCCGCGGCGCACGCGCTCTGGTCGCGGCACCTGCGATTCGACGCAGCCGATCCGCAGTGGTGCGATCGCGACCGTTTCGTGCTGAGCGCAGGACACGGATCGATGCTGCTTTATGCGCTGCTCCATCTCGCGGGCTGCGGCCTGACGCTCGACGATCTGCGCCGGTTCCGGCAACTCGGCAGCAGAACGCCGGGCCACCCGGAAGCGAGGCATACGCCGGGCGTCGAGGCGACGACGGGTCCGCTCGGCCAGGGCTTCGCGAACGCGGTCGGGATGGCGATCGCCGAAGCGCATCTGGCGGCGACGTACAATCGCGAAGAAGCGATCGTCGATCACTTCACGTACGTGCTCGCGGGCGACGGCGATCTGATGGAAGGCGTGAGCGCCGAAGCCGCGTCGCTCGCGGGACATCTCGCGCTCGGCAAATTGATCGTACTCTACGACGACAACGCCGTTTCGCTGGCGGGCCCGACCAGCGTCGCGTTCACCGAAGATGTCGCGGCGCGCTTCGCGGCGTACGGCTGGCAAACGATTGCGGTCGGGCCGGACGACGCGAACGACGTCGACACGCTCGACCGCGCGATCGCGTCGGCGAAAGCGGAGACGCGGCGTCCGACGCTCATCTCCATCCGCACGACGATCGGCTTCGGCTCGCCCGAGGCGGGGACGTTCAAGACGCACGGCGAGCCGCTCGGTGAAGCGAAGCTCGCGCAGACGCGCGCGGCGCTCGGGTGGGAGTATCCGCCGTTCACCGTCCCCCACGACGTCTACGCATTTTGGCGAAAAAGGGCGACCGCGAACGCGGGCATGCGCCGCGCGTGGAACGAGCGATACGCGCGCTGGCGTGCGTCGCACCCGGCGCTCGCGGCGCAGTTCGAGCGCGCGCGCGCGGGGACGCTCCCCGACGCGCTGCCGTGGCCGAACTTCACCGCGGAGAACGGGGACGGCGCCACGCGCGAAGCCGGCGGCGCGGTGATGAACGCGATCGCCCCGGCGTTCCCCGAGCTGATCGGCGGGTCGGCCGATCTCGATCCCTCGACGAAAACATACCTGAACGGTCAGGGCGAGTTCGCGCCCGGTTCGTACGCCGGCCGCAACGTGCACTTCGGCGTCCGCGAGCATGCGATGGCGGCCGCGATGAACGGAATCGCGCTCCACGGCGGCCTCCTGCCGTTCGGCGCGACGTTCTTCACGTTCTCGGACTACCTGAAGCCGGCGCTGCGGCTGGCCGCGCTCAACCGCTTGCGCGGCGTGTTCGTCTTCACGCACGATTCGGTGTTCGTCGGCGAAGACGGGCCGACGCATCAGCCGATCGAACAGCTCGCGATGCTCCGTGCGATGCCGGGGCTCACCGTCGTGCGCCCCGCCGATGCCCTGGAGACGCTCGAAGCGTGGAAGCTCGCGATCCAGCCGCGCAGCGGACCGTGGGCGCTCGTGCTCTCGCGTCAGAAGACGCCGTTCCTCGGCGAACGCAGCGCGCAGGTCGCGCGTGGCGCGTACATCGTCCACGAACCGCGCGGTGCGCTGGATCTCGTGCTGATCGCGACCGGGACGGAGGTTGCGCTCGCGATCGCGGCTGCGAAGCTGCTCGACGCGCGCGACGTCAAGGCGCGCGTCGTCTCGATGCCATCGTGGGAACTCTTCGACGCGCAGGACGCGACGTATCGCAGTGCAGTGCTCCCCGCCGGGGTGCGCGCCCGGATCTCGATCGAGGCGGGTGCGACGATCGGCTGGCAGCGCTATCTCGGCGACGGCGGGATCGCGATCGGGATCGACGGCTTCGGCGCATCGGCGCCCGGGAGCGATCTTGCGGCGCACTTCGGCTTCACGCCCGAACGCATCGTCGAGGTCGCGCAGCGGCTGCTCGGATCGCAGCGCGCCGCAGGGACGCGGCCGCAGATCTCGCCGCTCTTCAGCGCGCGCACGATGCTGCGCGCGCGGCGCGAACCCGAACCCGAACCCGCCTGA
- a CDS encoding class I fructose-bisphosphate aldolase — protein sequence MQSAGLPETARALVRAGRGILAIDESVGTCNARFAKLEIDESVEARRAYRELLIAAPGIEASVSGMILYDETIRQHTAAGVPFVDALRSRGMHAGIKVDTGTKRLPFTDAETITEGLDGLRDRLDAYRAMGATFAKWRAVFRITAGTPSPRAIRTNAHALARYAALCQECGIVPIVEPEVLGEGDHDLATSEDVTRRILAAVFDELALQGVVFEAMILKPNMVLPGSSARPISLDEIVAANLRVLRDTVPAAVPGIAFLSGGQDDRAATERLNAFNALGGEPRPWVLTFSFGRAIQQPALERWRGRPENVAAAQEILVRRALCNARAAEGRYDASFEQSLSAVS from the coding sequence ATGCAGAGCGCCGGTTTGCCGGAGACGGCACGAGCACTGGTCCGCGCGGGGCGCGGGATCCTCGCGATCGACGAGTCCGTCGGCACGTGCAACGCACGCTTCGCGAAGCTGGAGATCGACGAGAGCGTCGAGGCGCGGCGCGCCTATCGCGAACTGCTGATCGCCGCGCCGGGGATCGAAGCGTCGGTCAGCGGGATGATTCTGTACGACGAGACGATCCGGCAGCACACCGCCGCGGGCGTTCCGTTCGTCGACGCGCTGCGCAGCCGCGGGATGCACGCGGGGATCAAGGTCGATACGGGGACGAAGCGTCTGCCGTTCACCGACGCCGAGACGATCACCGAGGGTCTCGACGGATTGCGCGATCGGCTCGACGCGTATCGCGCGATGGGCGCGACCTTCGCGAAGTGGCGCGCGGTCTTCCGGATCACGGCCGGTACGCCGTCACCGCGCGCGATCCGCACCAACGCGCACGCGCTCGCGCGCTACGCCGCGCTCTGCCAGGAATGTGGGATCGTTCCCATCGTTGAGCCCGAAGTGCTCGGCGAGGGCGACCACGATCTCGCGACGTCGGAAGACGTCACCCGCCGCATCCTCGCGGCAGTGTTCGACGAACTCGCGCTGCAGGGCGTTGTGTTCGAGGCGATGATCCTCAAGCCGAACATGGTGCTTCCCGGGAGTTCCGCGCGACCGATCTCGCTGGACGAAATCGTCGCCGCCAATCTGCGCGTGCTGCGCGACACCGTCCCGGCCGCGGTGCCCGGGATCGCATTTCTTTCCGGGGGTCAAGACGATCGCGCGGCCACCGAACGCCTCAACGCCTTCAACGCGCTCGGCGGCGAGCCGCGTCCGTGGGTGCTGACGTTCTCGTTCGGCCGCGCGATCCAGCAGCCCGCGTTGGAACGCTGGCGCGGCCGCCCCGAGAATGTCGCGGCCGCGCAAGAGATCCTCGTGCGCCGGGCGCTCTGCAACGCACGCGCCGCCGAAGGCCGTTACGACGCGAGCTTCGAGCAGTCGCTGTCGGCGGTTTCCTGA
- a CDS encoding ABC transporter permease subunit — MSAAAFAYVRDAVLQTIGITCVSFLVALLAGLPLGILIAREDRLARGLSAFVAVVRAIPELVLAIVAVVAVGLGPLAGIVALGAHYAAVVAKLTAELLHSVRREPAEALRATGATSAAAYLVALVPPAWPGLVGFGAYAFESIVRAAVIVGVVGAGGLGSDLIQALNLADYRTFSLLLLALVGLVVGVDALSTRLRAGVSPRAIVPAFAAIVAVAAVSLMYGDAFQWNVVAGAPAHLAAFAAGALPPDLSGGVLVRAANGVLVSIGVALAGTALGVLLAMPFALASATPVARGWMRGTGWRPWSWLPEIPARGTLAVARATPPIALGLIGLTFVGLGPKAGIFALAIHTAGVLGKLLAESLEVAERGPAIALAATGATAASAIGVALIPSALPAMLTHALYRFEWNVRASTVLGMIGAGGLGQAIFESQQLMFYRPLLTYVLVAIVLVLAVDTLGARARTVLRLSTLTR, encoded by the coding sequence GTGAGCGCCGCCGCGTTCGCGTACGTGCGCGATGCGGTGCTGCAGACGATCGGGATCACCTGCGTCTCGTTTCTGGTCGCGTTGCTCGCGGGCTTGCCGCTCGGCATTTTGATCGCGCGCGAGGACCGGCTTGCGCGCGGGCTTTCCGCGTTCGTCGCGGTGGTGCGCGCGATCCCGGAACTCGTGCTGGCGATCGTGGCGGTCGTCGCGGTGGGATTGGGACCGCTCGCCGGGATCGTCGCGCTCGGCGCGCACTATGCGGCGGTGGTCGCGAAGCTGACCGCCGAATTGCTGCACTCGGTGCGCCGGGAACCGGCGGAAGCGCTGCGCGCGACCGGCGCGACGTCGGCGGCGGCGTATTTGGTGGCGCTGGTTCCTCCGGCTTGGCCGGGTCTGGTCGGCTTCGGCGCCTACGCGTTCGAGAGCATCGTACGCGCCGCGGTGATCGTCGGCGTCGTCGGCGCGGGCGGCCTCGGCTCCGATCTCATCCAGGCGCTCAACTTAGCGGATTACCGGACGTTTTCGCTGCTCTTGCTCGCGCTGGTCGGACTCGTCGTCGGCGTCGATGCGCTCTCGACGCGGCTGCGCGCCGGCGTCTCGCCGCGAGCGATCGTGCCCGCGTTCGCCGCAATCGTCGCGGTTGCGGCGGTTTCGCTGATGTACGGCGACGCGTTCCAATGGAACGTGGTCGCCGGCGCGCCCGCGCATCTCGCCGCGTTCGCCGCCGGTGCGCTGCCGCCGGATCTCTCGGGCGGAGTGCTCGTGCGGGCGGCGAACGGCGTGCTCGTGAGCATCGGCGTCGCGCTGGCCGGCACCGCGCTCGGCGTCCTCCTGGCGATGCCGTTCGCGCTGGCGAGCGCGACGCCGGTCGCACGCGGCTGGATGCGCGGGACCGGCTGGCGCCCGTGGTCGTGGCTCCCGGAGATCCCCGCCCGCGGCACGCTCGCCGTTGCGCGCGCGACGCCGCCGATCGCGCTGGGCCTGATCGGATTGACCTTCGTCGGCTTAGGCCCGAAAGCGGGGATCTTCGCGCTCGCGATCCACACCGCCGGAGTCCTCGGAAAGCTGCTCGCCGAAAGTTTGGAGGTCGCCGAGCGCGGTCCGGCGATCGCGCTGGCGGCGACCGGTGCAACCGCCGCAAGCGCGATCGGCGTCGCGCTGATCCCCAGCGCGCTGCCGGCGATGCTGACGCACGCGCTGTACCGTTTCGAGTGGAACGTCCGCGCGTCGACGGTGCTCGGCATGATCGGCGCCGGCGGTTTGGGGCAAGCAATCTTCGAGTCGCAGCAGCTGATGTTCTACCGTCCGCTGCTCACCTACGTGCTGGTGGCGATCGTGCTGGTTCTTGCCGTGGACACCCTCGGCGCGCGCGCCCGCACCGTGTTGAGACTCTCGACGCTGACGCGCTGA
- a CDS encoding phosphonate ABC transporter ATP-binding protein, with protein sequence MLSYENVRHAFGERVVLDGCTFSVRAGECVALLGQSGAGKTTLFRLAYGAFDPDEGTVRVGGVDLRGVHGAALRQVRARIGVVFQAHELIDELSVEANVLAGTFGRRTTLGAIRSVLRPSALERRLAHDALARVGLGDRVRERAYHLSGGQRQRIAVARAIAARAELVLADEPAASLDPSLAREIVDLLTADARERGAALVCTLHQPELARSFDRVITLEAGRIVRDAVAGAA encoded by the coding sequence GTGCTCTCCTACGAGAACGTGCGCCACGCGTTCGGCGAGCGCGTCGTCCTCGACGGCTGCACATTCTCGGTACGCGCGGGCGAATGCGTCGCGCTCCTCGGGCAGAGCGGTGCGGGGAAGACGACGCTCTTCCGGCTCGCGTACGGCGCCTTCGATCCCGATGAAGGGACGGTTCGCGTCGGGGGCGTCGATCTGCGCGGCGTGCACGGTGCGGCACTGCGGCAGGTGCGCGCGCGGATCGGCGTCGTGTTTCAGGCGCACGAGCTCATCGACGAGCTCTCGGTCGAGGCGAACGTGCTCGCCGGAACGTTCGGGCGGCGCACGACGCTCGGCGCGATACGTTCGGTGTTGCGTCCGAGCGCGCTCGAGCGCCGGCTCGCGCACGATGCGCTCGCACGGGTCGGTCTCGGCGACCGGGTGCGCGAACGCGCTTATCACCTCTCCGGAGGCCAGCGCCAGCGCATCGCCGTCGCGCGCGCGATCGCGGCGCGCGCCGAACTCGTCCTTGCTGACGAGCCGGCAGCATCGCTCGATCCGTCGCTCGCGCGCGAGATCGTCGACCTGCTGACGGCCGACGCGCGCGAGCGCGGCGCCGCCCTGGTGTGCACGCTGCACCAGCCCGAACTCGCACGCAGCTTCGACCGCGTCATCACGCTCGAAGCCGGGCGAATCGTCCGCGACGCGGTGGCGGGGGCCGCGTGA